The genome window TCCTAAATAAGGTCAATTTAAAGAAATGACCTGCATATAGCAATCAACTCAATTTGGTAGTTATAAAGCTCGCATCCCTCAAATAAACATagtatacattattttatacACACAGAGCACTGACAAAATAATAATTATCTACTTACTTGATCACAGAAAGGGAATAACTTTTGAAAACCACATTCTTGGATCATAAGccacaaaattagaaacaaaggcTATAAGGTgaacaaaaaaatcttaaacacTAAAGCTCCCAGATATCCTTTAgagcaaagaggaaatcaaaacaaataaatactatCTGGAAAGCactgaaaatgtaaaaaacaaaacctttgagGCCCAAAAAAAAGCCACAGAGGACATTTATCATCAGGAGCATACAAACTGACTCAAATTGACTGAAAAGCTGAAGTCCTGGGGCCCCTTACTGACAGGGGGGCCTCTGTGAAGGATCCTAGCCATTCTTCACATGATCACGTTTTTATAAAAATTGCACAAGTAAGGTGTTTATATCCTTTCTCTTGCAGAGTCTCTCTCAACACCTGTCCCCAAGTATGTAAGCTGCAGTTCCCAGAAAACTCGTATCCAAGGTTTTGGTTTAAAATGCCTTCTCAATTCTGATGCCCCGTAACTAGAGCTGCTGGAATGATGATGTTCCCAAGCTATCAGAGTTCCTCTATGGAGGACTCCTGGCACTTGGGAGGGACAGTTCTGTACTGAACAGCACCATCCCTGGGCGCCACAGCACACTGAGCGTCCCTGCCCCCTGGGGACTACATGCCAGTAGTCCCCTCTGCTCACTGTGACAGCAGAAAAATTTCTCCCGCATACCCATGGGGAGAGGAGATAACAGTAACCATAAGTGAGAACCTATGTGCTGGATTTAGGTCTTGCTCAGGCTTAGTACTACAAGAAAATAAGGTTGGATTTTGAGCCACCTAAGAACTTCTCAAACAAGTTTCTAAATCCATCAGTATTTCATTCAAACCCCAGGTCTGGACACTCCCTCTGGAAGTAGGGCTCTTGCAGTGTCCAAATGGAAGAAACTCGAATTACATCTTAGAGGCACAGTGCCAGGACGCCACAGCCAGGGGAGCCAGTGGATTTGCTCCTCAGCCACTTTCCAGGCGTGAGCTCGGGACCAGTCACTCCTGGGGCTTGGCTTTCTCCTTTGTGAAAGGGCTATAATTTCACCTCTGGATCATGATGACTAGATAAGAAAAATGCCTGCAAGCATCTGGAGGGCAGTTCTGCtgctttctcccaccccagcccagtcTGTCTCTTTGGGAGTTTTCTGGAGCTGCGTCTGACTCCTGTCTGAGTGCCACATTGAGTGTCTTGGCACTTACCCCTGCCTTACATCATGGCATTATATTCATTGGCTTGTTTAAGTGCTGTCTTCCCCATCAGACGGCACCCAGGGAGCAGAGAAAGATCATGCCAGAGGCTGGAGGGCAatggatgggggaggggaggtagGTGAGGGCTAGGTCACAGCAGACCCAATCTTTGAATAAATCTCTCCTAAGGACTGACACTTTACACTCAAGGTCATATGCAGTGCCAGCACGTTCATAACAATGAGGAACGAAggtcattacagaaatgaaaatgaaatcaatatTTTCAAACCTCACTTTGTAAACTAGACTATGTCTTTACTCCTCTGCCCACGACCATCAAATGACTTCCCATCGCCCTTTGGAAAACATGCAAACTCTTGTGCATGGCCTCCAGTGTCTTCTTCTCAGCCCCACCTTGTTACTCACCCTCGCATGACTACACTTCAGCCACGACAGGCTGTCATGGGTTCTTAATCACACCAATCACACATGGGTTCTTTAACCCACATGATGAAACATACCCTTTTCCAGCCTGGAGAGGCTATGAAGACCGGGGTGTCAGGCACCTGGAGCCGGGAGGTGCCGGGGGCAGAGCTCCAGGACAACAGGCTTCCCAGCGTGCTGCTGTTATTGCTCCCTAGCTGGAGCAGCCAGTGGTCAGATAAGGAGGAGCTGGTGGAACCTGGGGAGGAAGCACAGAGGGAAGGCTGGACCCCACTCCAGCCCAAGGGACCCAGAGGAACCTCTCGTGGCCAGATGCCCAGCCCTGCGCCCTGAGCCAGAGTGGGATTAGATTATATCAACTTGGTAATGACCAGGAGAAACCTGCAATTCATAACCACAGGACCAAGCGGGAAAAAATCAAGGCAAGGAATTTGGGCACAGAAAGGGGGGTGTGTTGGTGAGCACTGAATGACCTGTCACCAGTTTTCTAAATACGGTTGTTTCTCATTCTTCTTTCTACATCTATCTTCTGTAAATGGAAAGCAGATTAAGGTTGATTTAGGCCTCCTAAATCATCTTAGTTTTATCTGGGCATTTTACAATAACTGTTGAGGAGAAACTCttgagtaataaaaaaaaaaagttttgtccCAGAAATATGGATGGCTAGTTTGCGGAGTGAAATCAGTAATGTAAGAAGGTTGACTTTGACCCTCTGTTCTCCTCAAAGCAACTTTGAGGTTGTCTAATAAGGTATTGCTGGGGTGTGGTTAAGTAGCCATATTTCCTATTAAAGCCCCATGTCCCTTATAACTGCCCCTCTCTTCTAATAGGACGGATGCAGGTTTATATTGCACAAGCTTAATTAAAACCTGCCTTGATATGAGTGAGCTGGAAATACAAAACCCCAATCAGCCAAGAGTCACACATCTCAGATACAAAACATTATATGTAttattctcttcccctctctTGGATTTCCATATGTCCATCCCACTTCCTTACAAATGGGATCGTAGCCTGTAGTGCCCAAAGCtctgagcagcagccagagctTCCTCTTGCAGATCCTTGCCGACCTCTCCTGGACCTCGATGTCTGATGGAGCATCTTCCCAGTTCCTAAAGTGAATCCCAGTCCCCTTGCCCTACAGGGAGCACCTACCTCTCGTGGAGCTGCTGGCTGACCAGGCAGGGATGCTGTTCCTCTTCTGACAGAACAGGATGTAAGCCCCTCGGGTACTGACCTCATCTTCTAGAAGTGGCTCCACCGTGCTATCATTGAAACTGTACCACCGGCCATCCAGAGAGTTCTGGCAGTAGGCTGCAAAGGTTCAAATCCCAAACCCCATTACTGGAGCCCCAAAATGCAGGACACATTTCCCACTGGCATAGTTAAAAAATGGGCCTGTTTgtaacagaatgagaaaaattgGTCCATTTTGGGCCAGAAATGAATTTTATGGAACTAGAAAAGATTAATCAGCTACACTTCCAGCTGATGATTGATAAAGTGTGCCGCTACTTTAAGTTGAATCCTTCTGCTGCATCGCTGCTCAGGCAAAACCTCCAGTACCAGGGAGTTTCAAGCTATTTAGCCTGACAGTAATGGCAACACTCAcctgtttctgctgagaagcttCAAAATGCACATCTCAGATTGAGTATGCAGTGAAAGCGCACAGTTGGAATTACGATATACTTTTCTACTTATGAACTGAAGTCAAACATTTAAGAAGATGTTCATAAATAAGATTCCCACTACTTTGCAAGCAATTACAACAGAATactcttctcctttccctccaTATCTCAGTGAATGGTACCAAAACCCACTAATCTGGAGTCAGCTAGCTTTTTCTGTAATGGGCCAGACACTAGATATTTTAGGCTTGGTAGGTCACATGTGGCCACATACAGTCTATGCCATCTActcttctttttaaacatttatcaaaatgtaaaaaccatttttaACTCATGGGCTGTACAAAAACAGGGGCTGGACTGGATTTGGCCAATGGCCATGGTTTGCTAACCCCTGCAGTTATCCAAGCCAGGCACCAGGTGCTCATCTCTGCCCCACACCTGCTCTAAAAGCCAGTATTACTGATCCTACTTCCAAAATGTGTGTTGAGTGTCCTGGTTGTCATTGCCTGCATCCCAGCTGATACCACCTCTCACTTGAAACCACAAACATCCTCCTAACTGGGATTCTGACTTCCATTCTTGCTCTCTTCTACCCCTTCCCCATAGGGCAGAGCTACGACCTCACTTTGTAAACTAGACTATGTCTTTACTCCTCTGCCCACGACCATCGAATGACTTCCCATCGCCCTTTGGAAAACATGCAAACTCTTGTGCATGGCCTCCAGTGTCTTCTTCTCAGCCCCACCTTGTTACTCACCCTCGCATGACTACACTTCAGCCACGACAGGCTGTCATGGGTTCTTAATCACACCAAGCTCTGCCCcagggtctttgcacatgctAGTGACTCTGCCCATAATGCCTTCCTCCCATTATTCACATAGCTAGTTCCACCTCATCCTTCAGCTCTTGACAGAAAGGTGATGTCCTCAGAGAAGCCTTACCTCTGTCACAGACACAATTAGTCAATCACATTTTCATGATACCAGGTGGTAAAAGGCTAGCACGACAAGCACTGTGTTACTGTGTCTGAAATTACATTCAAGTCCCATAGGGCAGGACTCATATCTGTCTTGTTCATCTCTGAagccccagcacctagcacagggtCTGGCATGGAGCAGGTACTTACATTTGCTCAATGGGTGATGATCCTCGATTTCTATATGGTTCAGTATTATCCAAATTGCAGCTACATCAGAACAATGGAAACATGCACTTttcaaaacctgaaatattttaaagcaatcttTAAATTAAATGATTCATGTTATTCTAGAATAGAACGGACCAAGGCATATGATGATGGACAACTGAACACGCCACCCTGCCATTTGTTTCTGTCCTTCCATTTGTCTACTTCTCTCAAGTTCCTCTAAgggataaaaattaaatgtattcattgaaataatttttaaaaatttgttaagagtcCTTGTGTTGAATTACAGACAAGGGTAAACATCACTCTCTCAGTTCTACAGTTATCCTCCTACTTTTCATATGGTTGAATATACTCAGACTGTAAGTAACTGCATATTCCAACCACCAACCTAACTCAACTCTGGCTTGGACCCCGAGCCCCCCACCCTCCGGCaggtgcctggggtgaggggtCAGCCCATGCCAAGTGCCCGAGTGAGGTGGCATTCCAGGAGTGCCTCTTCCCGGGCATCTTGAGGCCCAGGCCACAGCCACAAACACGGCCCTGGCAGCCCTGAGCCGGAAGGCAAGGCTCACCTGTGTAATACCCACCTTGCAGACTGCCGTGGTGGTTGCAGACCGCGTACAAGTCATACAGGAAGTCCAGTGGGTAGCTGGTGGGCACGCAGGCTGGCTGCTTCCAGGAAGGCCAGGGGCCTggcccaggcctggggccagCGCTTCTCTGGGCCACATGGGGAGCCATGTTGAGGCCGGAGAGTGGAAACATCACCAGCATGGAGAGCTTGTTTCTCTTCTCGCCCACTTGACAGAACCTCTTGAGGTGGATGATGAGGATGTCCGGCAGCGTCCACAGGCTCAGCTGCACCATGCCCTGCTGGAGGGCTTTGCAGTGCGGGCACTTCCAGGCGTCGCCCTGGGCCAGCTGGCAAGGAAGCCACCAGGACTGTGAGGCCCGAAGGGCCCACAGCTGACCACCGAAAGGTGGCCAGCCCCCTTCCCGGCCCAGGAGTGGACCCCCGGGGAGGCACCTGCTCCTCTTTGGTGTAGGACGGAAAACATTCGTCCAGGGTACAGCTGTGCTGCTGATGAGCCTGCTGCTGCCTCCACACGCTGTCCGCATCCGGCACCCGCTCCTCCTGCAGGCTCCCGAACAGGCTGCAGAAGACCAATGGCGTTAGCGCTTCTCACCTCCAACAGAGGCTTCACCGGAGCCAGGGCAGCGAGGGTGCTCCACCCGGTGCCTCGTGCACACCCTGCCTAGGTGCTCGCTCAGTGCTCTGGGATTCTCAGGCTCCCCCACCAGCTCCAAGAAGGACCACATCTTTGGCTTATGggtctttgtttcctcatcttagTGCAGGGCCCAGCACCTAGTAGATTAATAAATCCTTGCTGGACTGAACAGTGCCCTTTTTCAAGGTAGGGCAGATGCACTCGGTGTTACACAAGCAGCCAAGTTACTGTTTAAGAGTGTTGACTTGAGCCAGAagacctaggttcaaatcccagctctgccatgcaTCGGCTGTGTGACAGCATGTTACATTGTTTAACCTCTTTGGCATTGGTTTCCACATCTGACATCTGAAAATGTAGATTACAGTAGTACCTACTTCACAGAGTGTGATGAAGATGAGATAAATTGCACTATGTATAAAGTGTTCAGAGCAGTGACTGGCACGGGCTGGGTGGGTAAGCATCACATACCATTTACTACTGTCACTACTCACAGTGCTGGCGACACCCACCACTACCATTCTTACCATTACTACCGCTGTTTATATAACAGACAGTTATCATTAGGGTTTCGTACAGGCATGGGCCACATGGCATCCAGGAGGGGTGCATACTGCCTCATGGTCACATGGGGGGAAACTGGGCCCAGGAAGATTCATTTGCCCGGCTGGCCCCGTCTTTCCCCAGCAGAGACAAATTCTGTTGACCTCACCGCTCCTTGGCACAGCTATCCCACTCCACGGCCAGTTTGATGTGTGGGGGA of Manis javanica isolate MJ-LG chromosome 4, MJ_LKY, whole genome shotgun sequence contains these proteins:
- the LOC118970174 gene encoding ubiquitin carboxyl-terminal hydrolase 43-like — protein: MVQLSLWTLPDILIIHLKRFCQVGEKRNKLSMLVMFPLSGLNMAPHVAQRSAGPRPGPGPWPSWKQPACVPTSYPLDFLYDLYAVCNHHGSLQAAIWIILNHIEIEDHHPLSKSYCQNSLDGRWYSFNDSTVEPLLEDEVSTRGAYILFCQKRNSIPAWSASSSTRGSTSSSLSDHWLLQLGSNNSSTLGSLLSWSSAPGTSRLQVPDTPVFIASPGWKRVLHI